One Gossypium hirsutum isolate 1008001.06 chromosome A11, Gossypium_hirsutum_v2.1, whole genome shotgun sequence genomic window carries:
- the LOC107924347 gene encoding UV-B-induced protein At3g17800, chloroplastic, producing MEHCFSLHKAPSLSSFLPSLVKIYQGPRVFTPSNSPSDFALSRRRSLRTGFTSTPFNGRKAPSVKASAGASHCDFSSLNAPLEPRSAPGKFLSGVLQNQRQFFHFAAADELKRLSDDRDAAVSRMFVSLDSDEACLHRRIAQLKEQECQAAVEDVMYMLIFYKFSDLRVPLVPKLSRCMYNCRLEIWPSKDWELESIHSIEVLEVVRDHISAVIGLRADSSVTDNWATTEIQQLHLGRLYAASILYGYFLKSASSRHQLERCLTLVHQKRLNHRNSLQFLDLLPCGIKSLVLGRFSDVQSVPLGQGPGRQEKDLEELRCYVMGFDPETLQRCAKPRSKEAAHLIERHSCALFGDEQTGIPETDEVIRTSFSSLKRLVLEAVAFGSFLWDIEEYVDTVYKLKDN from the exons ATGGAACATTGTTTCTCTCTCCACAAGGCCCcttctctctcttcttttttaccATCGCTGGTAAAGATTTATCAGGGGCCCCGCGTTTTTACCCCTTCGAATTCACCTTCCGACTTTGCTTTGTCCCGCCGCCGATCACTCAGGACTGGCTTTACTTCCACTCCTTTCAATGGCCGGAAAGCACCCTCTGTCAAAGCCAGCGCCGGGGCTAGCCACTGTGATTTCAGCAGCTTGAACGCGCCGCTTGAGCCGAGGTCAGCTCCTGGGAAGTTCTTAAGCGGTGTCCTTCAGAACCAACGTCAGTTCTTCCACTTCGCTGCCGCCGATGAACTTAAGCGGCTTTCCGATGATCGTGACGCTGCCGTCTCTCGTATGTTTGTTAGCTTGGATTCTGACGAAGCATGTCTTCACAG AAGGATTGCTCAACTGAAAGAGCAGGAGTGCCAAGCTGCTGTGGAAGATGTGATGTATATGTTAATCTTCTACAAGTTCTCTGATCTCAGAGTACCATTGGTTCCTAAGCTCTCCAGGTGCATGTACAATTGCAGACTTGAGATATGGCCTTCGAAAGATTGGGAACTAGAGTCCATCCATAGCATTGAGGTGTTGGAGGTGGTCAGGGATCATATCAGTGCTGTCATCGGCTTGAGAGCAGACTCCAGTGTCACCGACAACTGGGCTACTACTGAGATCCAACAGCTCCATCTAGGCCGACTTTATGCAGCCTCCATCTTGTATGGCTACTTTCTCAAGTCTGCCTCCTCTAGACACCAACTGGAACGATGCCTAACTTTGGTTCATCAAAAACGTCTTAATCATAGGAACTCCCTTCAGTTTCTGGATCTTTTACCTTGTGGAATTAAGAGTCTGGTACTCGGCCGTTTTAGTGACGTGCAATCTGTCCCATTAGGTCAAGGACCAGGTAGACAGGAAAAGGATCTTGAAGAATTAAGATGCTATGTGATGGGATTTGACCCGGAGACATTGCAGAGATGTGCCAAACCAAGATCCAAAGAGGCAGCACATTTGATCGAGAGGCACAGCTGTGCACTCTTTGGAGATGAGCAGACAGGGATTCCGGAGACCGATGAGGTGATCAGGACATCTTTTTCAAGTCTGAAGAGGTTAGTTTTGGAAGCTGTCGCCTTTGGTTCTTTCCTTTGGGACATTGAAGAATATGTTGACACGGTCTATAAGCTGAAGGACAACTGA